The nucleotide sequence GAAAATTTCACGAAAGTGAAGATCGAGAAAGGTGTTATTCCTTCCTACGAAGACATTGTGGGTATTCGGAAAGCACGCTTTGTGGAAGGTCTGGCCGAAACCATCCGGGAATCTGGTGACGATAGTCTTTACGATGATGTACTGGAATTGCTCCACCACAGTGGCTTTACGACCGAACAGATTGTATCCGCCATGGCCAAGCAAATGCTGGGTGTCCAGAAAAACGATTATGCTGATGCGAACCTGGCATGGGAAGAAAGGCGTTCGGATCGTGACCGGAGCGACCGTGGTGGTCGTGAAAGGGATCGTGGCGGAGATCGTTTCGGACGTGGCAGTGAACGTGGTGGCCGTTTTGAAAGTCGCGAAAGCGACCGGGGCAGCCGTTTCGGAAACCGTGATAACGACCGGGGCGCCCGTTTTGGCAGCCGGGAAAGTGACCGGGGTGGCCGTTTCGAAAGCCGCGAAAGCGACCGGGGGCCACGCCGCGAGAAGTCGGCTCCTGGGCCTGTGGAAGCTGGCATGACCCGTTTGTTTTTCAATGTAGGACGCCAGGATCACATCATGCCCCGCGATTTTGTGGGTGCTATTGCTGGTGAATCCAATATCCCGGGTAAAGACATCGGTGCCATCGAGATCTATGACAAATTCACCTATGTGGATGTTCCCGAGCGGGATGCCCGCGTTGTGGTTCGTGCTATGGATGGCAATACCATTAAGGGACGTCCGGTACAAGTGGACATTGCGAAGTAATGTATAATTGAAAGGGTTTGCTTTTACTAACCCTTAAGACAAAAAAGAGCCTCCGGAATTCGGAGGCTCTTTTTTGTCTTAAGGTACCTATAGGCAAGGATTCCCCGGGGATTCGCTCCTTTATTCGTAGTAGTATCCAAAAATAATTCCCATCTCGTCCTCGCTCAGTAGACCGAAACGGACTGTCCGGTCTGTGGTATTATTGTAGGTTATTTCCGAAGTAAGTCCTTCACCCTCTTTTAACACGAGCGGGGTGGCCAAGTTTTTGATCAGCGGATGTTCCCAATCCGCGCTTTCGTATACAATTTCTCCATCCCTGGTACCCCCTTTTATTTTTATCACAAATTTTTCACCCAGTTTATGGGTATGAGACGTCAGCATCAGCACCGAAGTTGGTTTCTTAAAAAGAAACGATTTCGTAGCCACTGTTTTCTGACCTGCCGGTAATACAAAACCCTCATTAGGCAGGTTCAGCGCCTTCACCACATGCATAACCTGAGACTTCGGTATCGTGAACAAGTTTACATGAACCGCACCCGTGGTAGGCTCATTGGTTTTGTTCACGTAGTGGGAATTCAGGTCGAAAGACGCCCCCGCGGGCAACAATAATGCGGCACCATTGGGCAGACTGTAATCATGGGACTGGGTTTGGGTACCCGCCCAGAATACATGATTCTGCATGGAAAGGAAGGTCGTGACATTGGAGGTACCATCTGGATTCCGAAGGTCTCGAATGGTATTGAGCGAAGGCAACTTACTTTTGTCCGAAAAATCGTAGAGAATGAAGTGATGACTACCGGGTCGCATTAGTACCTGCACGCGGTTGACGTACTGCTCCTCAGTGTTCCCTACCAATTTCCGCTGAAAAAACTCCCGTTCAAAGCGGGGGCTGATGGGAAAGGCTTCCAGTTTCATTTGGAATCCAGTTCCCGGAGCAGGAGGTTGCAAGCCGTTGAACACCGCCACATAGCTGGGTGTTTTGTCATTCAGAAGCGTAGTATCCACTAAATTGTCTTTTTCGGTAGCACCCGCTTCGATCCAACGCCGCACAAACTCGAGCTGCCCGGCACTGAGCGGGGTACCTCCCAGCGGCATGGAAAGTCCGTACTGTTTCCCGCCGTGGTGGCCCGCGTCCCAATTCAATTTATGGTACAGCAGGCTTTCGTTGGCATTGTAAGGCTTCACTCGTTTCAGACCTTCGGCCTGGGCATCGGGCTGCCTGGAAAGGATATTGATAAGATTAGCATACGATTTTCCTTTTGCCAAAACCAATCCATGCTGATTAAAGGCATTATCCTGTTCGGAAGCGTGACAGCCCGCAGTGGCGCAGGTAGGGGTAAAAATCCGGTCCTGAATAAACCCAAACGAGGTCATTTCGGTCACCGCCGGCTCTTGCATTTTTTCCTGGCATCCGAGCGCCAACACCACACTAGCACCGGCCATTACGACTCCTGTCCTCAATTTTAGCATAGGGTACCCGATTTATAGCGATCAGTCGTTTTCTAACGAAAATTTACACATAAAATTTGTCAAAAGCGTAACCGGAACTGTTCCTTCGCCTGTTCCTTCCGGAAAAATATCAGCCCCACCCAGAACAAGTCGACGGCCACCTGTACCTGAGGATGTGCTTTGATTTTTTCCCAGGCCATTGTCATTTCCTTTGACCAATAAATATCGTCGAATATAAGCACAGACGCATCATCTGTATAGGGAAGCACATCCTCAAAATACCGCAAGGTAGGCTCCAATCTATGATTGGCATCAAAAAAGACCAGATCAATTGTTTTTTGTTGCGCGTTGAGCCAGGCGGGTAGTGTATGATCAATATTCCCTACTACCAGTTCAATGGTACCTACCCCCAATTTTTCAAAGTTTTCGGAAGCCAAACGGGCCGTTTCGGGACAGCCTTCCATGGTGGTCACGTGTGCATCGGTAGCCGCTCGGGCAAAATACGCAGTTGTCAACCCCAATGAGGTACCTAATTCCAGTACGGTTTGGGGATTGAAATGGCGGGTAAGGCGATAGAACAGTTCTCCAAAGCGAGCCGGTTTCTCTGCGTTGCGGGCAATGTCACTAATTTTTCGGCGGTTGGATCTGTTGCGGCGCGAACCGGCCCCCAGGTCCAGAATCTCGATTTCATCGGTGTTTTTTAAAAGCTGTCGGCGTAAGGAAGCGATTGCTTCGAAATCGGATTTATCCTCAGCTGATGGACAAATTGCCTGGGTATACAAATCGTAAATAAAAGGGGAATGGATCGAATGAGCATTGCCGGCACGTAGCTGGTGCTTGAGGTAAGGAAGAATCAAAGGGAAATGGAAATGTACGATTGAACAGGTCGAATGCGAAAGAAAATAGCAATCCAACAAGTAGGATATAGCCCGGATCAGTTAAGTCGGTAGGGAACGATAAGAGTGAATTCAGGGATGACCACATTGAAACGACGCCCGTCCAGAACCCGCTCCATAAGGTAATTTCCGGCCATCTTACCCAGGTTGGTACGTAAATTACAACCCGAAACGTATTCGTGGATCTCGCCGGGTTCCAGCACGGGTTGCTGACCAACCACACCTTCGCCTTCCACTTCCCGTACGACTCCGTTGGAATCGTAGATATTCCAGCGGCGGCGTAGGAGTTTGACGGTGTTGTCGCTGTGATTTTCGATAATTACCTTGTAGGTAAATACAAAATGAGTTTGTCGCGGATTGGAATAATCGGGCTGATATTCAGTAACTACCGATACTTTCACCCCCTCAGTTACTTCCGATACCATGGCTAAAATAGTTTATTTGTATAACGAAATTAGCATTCCGATGTTTATGTTGACAAGCGGTACCTTTTTAAATTCCTAAATTAACAAAGAATATGGACGTTACCATCGAAGAATCCTGGAAAGCGAAATTAAATGCCGAATTTGAGAAGCCCTATTTTAAAGAATTGATCGAATTTGTGAAACAGGAATACCGAACCCATACCGTTTATCCTCCCGGAAAACTGATTTTCAACGCTTTCGACTCCTGTCCCTTTGATGCCTGCAAGGTAGTAATTCTGGGCCAGGATCCCTACCATGGTCCCGGGCAGGCCAATGGCCTGTGTTTTTCGGTGAATGACGGCATTCCTAAACCACCTTCTTTACTGAATATTTTCAAAGAACTCAAGGACGATGTGGGCACGCCGATTCCGGTTTCGGGAAATCTTGAGCGCTGGGCACAGCAGGGGGTGTTACTCCTCAATGCTACGCTCACGGTCCGGGCCGGAGAAGCTGGCTCGCATCAGAAGAAAGGATGGGAAACGTTTACCGATGCTGTAATTGAGCGTATCAATGAGGAAAAGGAAGGGATTGTGTTCCTACTCTGGGGAAAATACGCGCAGGAAAAGGGAAAGATCATTGATAAAACCAGACATCATATCCTGGAGGCCAAACACCCCTCCCCTATGGCTGCCAAGTGGGGCGGATGGTTTGGGAGTAAACATTTCAGTCAGACCAATACCTACCTTCGGAAGCTTGGAAAACCGGAAATTGTGTGGTAAAAAAAAGCACCGTCAGTGAGACGGTGCTTAAAATCAGTAAGGTACCTGCGCTGGCTACTTTTCAATCACCGAGTTCAGTTCCAGTACATTTTCCCAGTACGGGCTGTTGTTTTTGACAAACTCTGTGTGTTTGGGATGCTGATCGTACGTTTGAATCCCTTCTTCATTCCGGAAAGTCAGGTAGTGAATTACATCGAAGTCCCGAGCAACATTGTCATTATTCAGCACTTTTCCTCCCGTATAACCCACAATGGCGGGAATCTGCCGGCGTAGGTTCGAGAACTCCTGCATGTGCTTTTCAACTTCGGCCGCTGGGGTACCTGCTTTGAACTTGATGCATACCACCCGCTGCACTTCGGCTTTTTGGTGGGGCGTATAAGCTCCGTAGATGATGAGCATAAATAATCCCAGAATGAATACGGGAATTAAATAGCCCAAAGTTTTATTTTTTGGTTTCATTTGATTTACGTTGTCAATGATATGAGTATAACTGCACAAAGGTACGTATAGTTCAATATTTTTGTACTATTTGAATATTAAATTGCACTAAATATTGCAAATTTCATAAAATGCCAAATATTCCATATTGAAATTAACAAAATAAAGAATATTAATTGGTTCATTATGTTACAAAATATCTGTAAAATCTGTCTAGATACGTTGTATCATTTAGGCTTTGAAACTATTTTTTTGCTTTTTAGAAAAATACAGATTTAAT is from Salmonirosea aquatica and encodes:
- a CDS encoding monooxygenase; this translates as MLKLRTGVVMAGASVVLALGCQEKMQEPAVTEMTSFGFIQDRIFTPTCATAGCHASEQDNAFNQHGLVLAKGKSYANLINILSRQPDAQAEGLKRVKPYNANESLLYHKLNWDAGHHGGKQYGLSMPLGGTPLSAGQLEFVRRWIEAGATEKDNLVDTTLLNDKTPSYVAVFNGLQPPAPGTGFQMKLEAFPISPRFEREFFQRKLVGNTEEQYVNRVQVLMRPGSHHFILYDFSDKSKLPSLNTIRDLRNPDGTSNVTTFLSMQNHVFWAGTQTQSHDYSLPNGAALLLPAGASFDLNSHYVNKTNEPTTGAVHVNLFTIPKSQVMHVVKALNLPNEGFVLPAGQKTVATKSFLFKKPTSVLMLTSHTHKLGEKFVIKIKGGTRDGEIVYESADWEHPLIKNLATPLVLKEGEGLTSEITYNNTTDRTVRFGLLSEDEMGIIFGYYYE
- a CDS encoding O-methyltransferase, with product MILPYLKHQLRAGNAHSIHSPFIYDLYTQAICPSAEDKSDFEAIASLRRQLLKNTDEIEILDLGAGSRRNRSNRRKISDIARNAEKPARFGELFYRLTRHFNPQTVLELGTSLGLTTAYFARAATDAHVTTMEGCPETARLASENFEKLGVGTIELVVGNIDHTLPAWLNAQQKTIDLVFFDANHRLEPTLRYFEDVLPYTDDASVLIFDDIYWSKEMTMAWEKIKAHPQVQVAVDLFWVGLIFFRKEQAKEQFRLRF
- the apaG gene encoding Co2+/Mg2+ efflux protein ApaG; protein product: MVSEVTEGVKVSVVTEYQPDYSNPRQTHFVFTYKVIIENHSDNTVKLLRRRWNIYDSNGVVREVEGEGVVGQQPVLEPGEIHEYVSGCNLRTNLGKMAGNYLMERVLDGRRFNVVIPEFTLIVPYRLN
- the ung gene encoding uracil-DNA glycosylase translates to MDVTIEESWKAKLNAEFEKPYFKELIEFVKQEYRTHTVYPPGKLIFNAFDSCPFDACKVVILGQDPYHGPGQANGLCFSVNDGIPKPPSLLNIFKELKDDVGTPIPVSGNLERWAQQGVLLLNATLTVRAGEAGSHQKKGWETFTDAVIERINEEKEGIVFLLWGKYAQEKGKIIDKTRHHILEAKHPSPMAAKWGGWFGSKHFSQTNTYLRKLGKPEIVW
- a CDS encoding Dabb family protein, whose product is MGYLIPVFILGLFMLIIYGAYTPHQKAEVQRVVCIKFKAGTPAAEVEKHMQEFSNLRRQIPAIVGYTGGKVLNNDNVARDFDVIHYLTFRNEEGIQTYDQHPKHTEFVKNNSPYWENVLELNSVIEK